One Dioscorea cayenensis subsp. rotundata cultivar TDr96_F1 chromosome 15, TDr96_F1_v2_PseudoChromosome.rev07_lg8_w22 25.fasta, whole genome shotgun sequence genomic region harbors:
- the LOC120277045 gene encoding calcium-dependent protein kinase 19-like isoform X3, giving the protein MGSCCSKGTTSEANGYRYQRPEPSPPPPRPPPPSQRPAKPSTPPSHHQTHAPPPESRYAPPSPLKYSTPTPPPPKPESYSDTILGKAFADVRSFYTLGKELGRGQFGVTYLCTENATGLSYACKSVSKRKLVNKNDREDIKREIQIMQHLTGQANIVEFKGAYEDKHSVHLVMELCAGGELFDRIIAKGHYSERAAATICRAIVNVVHICNFMGVMHRDLKPENFLLATKDEGAMLKATDFGLSVFIEEGKVYRDIVGSAYYVAPEVLRRNYGKEIDIWSAGVILYILLSGVPPFWAETEKGIFDAILQGEIDFETAPWPSISNSAKDLVRRMLTQDPKKRITAAQVLEHPWIREDGNASDKPIDSAVLSRMKQFRAMNKLKKMALMVIAENLSEDEIKGLKQMFTNMDTDNSGTITYEELKTGLARLGSKLSEAEVKQLMEAADVDGNGTIDYIEFITATMHRHKLERDDHLYKAFQYFDKDSSG; this is encoded by the exons ATGGGTTCGTGTTGTAGCAAAGGCACGACTTCTGAAGCCAATGGGTATAGGTATCAGAGGCCGGAACCATCACCACCGCCTCCACGGCCACCGCCACCATCGCAGAGGCCAGCCAAGCCATCAACACCTCCATCCCACCACCAAACCCATGCCCCTCCACCTGAATCTAGATATGCACCTCCATCTCCGTTGAAGTATTCCACTCCCACCCCACCACCACCCAAACCTGAGTCTTATTCTGATACTATTCTTGGTAAGGCCTTTGCTGATGTTCGGAGCTTCTATACACTTGGAAAGGAGCTTGGCAGGGGTCAGTTTGGTGTTACTTATCTTTGCACTGAGAACGCTACTGGTCTTTCTTATGCTTGCAAATCGGTCTCCAAGCGCAAGCTTGTTAACAAGAATGACAGGGAGGATATCAAGAGAGAGATACAGATCATGCAACATTTAACAGGGCAGGCTAACATTGTTGAGTTTAAGGGAGCCTATGAGGATAAGCACTCTGTGCATCTTGTGATGGAGCTTTGTGCGGGCGGGGAATTGTTTGATAGGATTATTGCTAAGGGGCATTACTCAGAGAGGGCAGCTGCCACTATCTGTCGGGCAATTGTCAATGTTGTGCACATTTGCAATTTCATGGGGGTGATGCACAGGGACCTCAAGCCAGAGAACTTCTTGCTTGCGACGAAGGATGAGGGAGCTATGCTTAAGGCCACAGATTTTGGGCTATCAGTGTTCATTGAAGAGG GTAAAGTGTATAGAGATATAGTGGGGAGCGCTTATTATGTTGCTCCTGAAGTATTGCGACGAAATTATGGGAAAGAAATAGATATCTGGAGTGCTGGTGTGATTTTGTATATCCTTCTCAGTGGTGTACCTCCTTTTTGGGCTG AGACGGAAAAAGGAATATTTGATGCTATCCTGCAAGGAGAAATTGACTTTGAGACTGCGCCATGGCCAAGCATATCAAACAGTGCCAAAGATCTAGTTCGACGGATGCTGACTCAGGATCCAAAAAAACGAATCACTGCTGCGCAAGTCCTTG AGCATCCATGGATTAGAGAAGATGGAAATGCTTCCGATAAACCTATTGACAGTGCAGTTCTTTCGAGAATGAAGCAGTTCAGAGCAATGAACAAACTGAAGAAGATGGCGCTGATG GTTATCGCTGAAAATCTTTCTGAAGATGAGATTAAGGGGCTAAAACAAATGTTCACAAATATGGATACCGACAACAGCGGTACCATCACATATGAAGAACTGAAAACAGGACTAGCCCGGCTTGGTTCAAAGCTATCAGAAGCTGAAGTGAAGCAACTCATGGAAGCT GCTGATGTAGATGGGAATGGCACCATTGATTACATCGAATTCATCACCGCCACAATGCACAGACACAAATTAGAAAGAGATGACCATCTATACAAAGCTTTTCAGTATTTCGACAAGGATAGCAGTGGGTGA
- the LOC120277045 gene encoding calcium-dependent protein kinase 2-like isoform X1: MGSCCSKGTTSEANGYRYQRPEPSPPPPRPPPPSQRPAKPSTPPSHHQTHAPPPESRYAPPSPLKYSTPTPPPPKPESYSDTILGKAFADVRSFYTLGKELGRGQFGVTYLCTENATGLSYACKSVSKRKLVNKNDREDIKREIQIMQHLTGQANIVEFKGAYEDKHSVHLVMELCAGGELFDRIIAKGHYSERAAATICRAIVNVVHICNFMGVMHRDLKPENFLLATKDEGAMLKATDFGLSVFIEEGKVYRDIVGSAYYVAPEVLRRNYGKEIDIWSAGVILYILLSGVPPFWAETEKGIFDAILQGEIDFETAPWPSISNSAKDLVRRMLTQDPKKRITAAQVLEHPWIREDGNASDKPIDSAVLSRMKQFRAMNKLKKMALMVIAENLSEDEIKGLKQMFTNMDTDNSGTITYEELKTGLARLGSKLSEAEVKQLMEAVRYFTKTLQYLRSHFFSLPPEYFHASFSLQADVDGNGTIDYIEFITATMHRHKLERDDHLYKAFQYFDKDSSGYITRDELESAMEKYGMGDAATIKEIISEVDTDNDGRINYDEFCAMMRSGAQPPAKLV; the protein is encoded by the exons ATGGGTTCGTGTTGTAGCAAAGGCACGACTTCTGAAGCCAATGGGTATAGGTATCAGAGGCCGGAACCATCACCACCGCCTCCACGGCCACCGCCACCATCGCAGAGGCCAGCCAAGCCATCAACACCTCCATCCCACCACCAAACCCATGCCCCTCCACCTGAATCTAGATATGCACCTCCATCTCCGTTGAAGTATTCCACTCCCACCCCACCACCACCCAAACCTGAGTCTTATTCTGATACTATTCTTGGTAAGGCCTTTGCTGATGTTCGGAGCTTCTATACACTTGGAAAGGAGCTTGGCAGGGGTCAGTTTGGTGTTACTTATCTTTGCACTGAGAACGCTACTGGTCTTTCTTATGCTTGCAAATCGGTCTCCAAGCGCAAGCTTGTTAACAAGAATGACAGGGAGGATATCAAGAGAGAGATACAGATCATGCAACATTTAACAGGGCAGGCTAACATTGTTGAGTTTAAGGGAGCCTATGAGGATAAGCACTCTGTGCATCTTGTGATGGAGCTTTGTGCGGGCGGGGAATTGTTTGATAGGATTATTGCTAAGGGGCATTACTCAGAGAGGGCAGCTGCCACTATCTGTCGGGCAATTGTCAATGTTGTGCACATTTGCAATTTCATGGGGGTGATGCACAGGGACCTCAAGCCAGAGAACTTCTTGCTTGCGACGAAGGATGAGGGAGCTATGCTTAAGGCCACAGATTTTGGGCTATCAGTGTTCATTGAAGAGG GTAAAGTGTATAGAGATATAGTGGGGAGCGCTTATTATGTTGCTCCTGAAGTATTGCGACGAAATTATGGGAAAGAAATAGATATCTGGAGTGCTGGTGTGATTTTGTATATCCTTCTCAGTGGTGTACCTCCTTTTTGGGCTG AGACGGAAAAAGGAATATTTGATGCTATCCTGCAAGGAGAAATTGACTTTGAGACTGCGCCATGGCCAAGCATATCAAACAGTGCCAAAGATCTAGTTCGACGGATGCTGACTCAGGATCCAAAAAAACGAATCACTGCTGCGCAAGTCCTTG AGCATCCATGGATTAGAGAAGATGGAAATGCTTCCGATAAACCTATTGACAGTGCAGTTCTTTCGAGAATGAAGCAGTTCAGAGCAATGAACAAACTGAAGAAGATGGCGCTGATG GTTATCGCTGAAAATCTTTCTGAAGATGAGATTAAGGGGCTAAAACAAATGTTCACAAATATGGATACCGACAACAGCGGTACCATCACATATGAAGAACTGAAAACAGGACTAGCCCGGCTTGGTTCAAAGCTATCAGAAGCTGAAGTGAAGCAACTCATGGAAGCTGTAAGATATTTCACCAAAACTCTACAGTATCTCCGCTCGCACTTCTTTTCATTGCCCCCTGAATATTTCCATGCATCATTCTCTTTACAGGCTGATGTAGATGGGAATGGCACCATTGATTACATCGAATTCATCACCGCCACAATGCACAGACACAAATTAGAAAGAGATGACCATCTATACAAAGCTTTTCAGTATTTCGACAAGGATAGCAGTGG CTATATCACAAGAGATGAGTTGGAATCAGCCATGGAGAAATACGGAATGGGCGATGCGGCTACAATCAAAGAGATTATATCAGAGGTCGACACAGATAAT GATGGAAGGATCAATTATGATGAATTTTGTGCTATGATGAGAAGTGGAGCTCAACCTCCTGCTAAGCTTGTGTAG
- the LOC120277045 gene encoding calcium-dependent protein kinase 2-like isoform X2: MGSCCSKGTTSEANGYRYQRPEPSPPPPRPPPPSQRPAKPSTPPSHHQTHAPPPESRYAPPSPLKYSTPTPPPPKPESYSDTILGKAFADVRSFYTLGKELGRGQFGVTYLCTENATGLSYACKSVSKRKLVNKNDREDIKREIQIMQHLTGQANIVEFKGAYEDKHSVHLVMELCAGGELFDRIIAKGHYSERAAATICRAIVNVVHICNFMGVMHRDLKPENFLLATKDEGAMLKATDFGLSVFIEEGKVYRDIVGSAYYVAPEVLRRNYGKEIDIWSAGVILYILLSGVPPFWAETEKGIFDAILQGEIDFETAPWPSISNSAKDLVRRMLTQDPKKRITAAQVLEHPWIREDGNASDKPIDSAVLSRMKQFRAMNKLKKMALMVIAENLSEDEIKGLKQMFTNMDTDNSGTITYEELKTGLARLGSKLSEAEVKQLMEAADVDGNGTIDYIEFITATMHRHKLERDDHLYKAFQYFDKDSSGYITRDELESAMEKYGMGDAATIKEIISEVDTDNDGRINYDEFCAMMRSGAQPPAKLV, from the exons ATGGGTTCGTGTTGTAGCAAAGGCACGACTTCTGAAGCCAATGGGTATAGGTATCAGAGGCCGGAACCATCACCACCGCCTCCACGGCCACCGCCACCATCGCAGAGGCCAGCCAAGCCATCAACACCTCCATCCCACCACCAAACCCATGCCCCTCCACCTGAATCTAGATATGCACCTCCATCTCCGTTGAAGTATTCCACTCCCACCCCACCACCACCCAAACCTGAGTCTTATTCTGATACTATTCTTGGTAAGGCCTTTGCTGATGTTCGGAGCTTCTATACACTTGGAAAGGAGCTTGGCAGGGGTCAGTTTGGTGTTACTTATCTTTGCACTGAGAACGCTACTGGTCTTTCTTATGCTTGCAAATCGGTCTCCAAGCGCAAGCTTGTTAACAAGAATGACAGGGAGGATATCAAGAGAGAGATACAGATCATGCAACATTTAACAGGGCAGGCTAACATTGTTGAGTTTAAGGGAGCCTATGAGGATAAGCACTCTGTGCATCTTGTGATGGAGCTTTGTGCGGGCGGGGAATTGTTTGATAGGATTATTGCTAAGGGGCATTACTCAGAGAGGGCAGCTGCCACTATCTGTCGGGCAATTGTCAATGTTGTGCACATTTGCAATTTCATGGGGGTGATGCACAGGGACCTCAAGCCAGAGAACTTCTTGCTTGCGACGAAGGATGAGGGAGCTATGCTTAAGGCCACAGATTTTGGGCTATCAGTGTTCATTGAAGAGG GTAAAGTGTATAGAGATATAGTGGGGAGCGCTTATTATGTTGCTCCTGAAGTATTGCGACGAAATTATGGGAAAGAAATAGATATCTGGAGTGCTGGTGTGATTTTGTATATCCTTCTCAGTGGTGTACCTCCTTTTTGGGCTG AGACGGAAAAAGGAATATTTGATGCTATCCTGCAAGGAGAAATTGACTTTGAGACTGCGCCATGGCCAAGCATATCAAACAGTGCCAAAGATCTAGTTCGACGGATGCTGACTCAGGATCCAAAAAAACGAATCACTGCTGCGCAAGTCCTTG AGCATCCATGGATTAGAGAAGATGGAAATGCTTCCGATAAACCTATTGACAGTGCAGTTCTTTCGAGAATGAAGCAGTTCAGAGCAATGAACAAACTGAAGAAGATGGCGCTGATG GTTATCGCTGAAAATCTTTCTGAAGATGAGATTAAGGGGCTAAAACAAATGTTCACAAATATGGATACCGACAACAGCGGTACCATCACATATGAAGAACTGAAAACAGGACTAGCCCGGCTTGGTTCAAAGCTATCAGAAGCTGAAGTGAAGCAACTCATGGAAGCT GCTGATGTAGATGGGAATGGCACCATTGATTACATCGAATTCATCACCGCCACAATGCACAGACACAAATTAGAAAGAGATGACCATCTATACAAAGCTTTTCAGTATTTCGACAAGGATAGCAGTGG CTATATCACAAGAGATGAGTTGGAATCAGCCATGGAGAAATACGGAATGGGCGATGCGGCTACAATCAAAGAGATTATATCAGAGGTCGACACAGATAAT GATGGAAGGATCAATTATGATGAATTTTGTGCTATGATGAGAAGTGGAGCTCAACCTCCTGCTAAGCTTGTGTAG